The following coding sequences lie in one Allochromatium vinosum DSM 180 genomic window:
- the rpsC gene encoding 30S ribosomal protein S3, which translates to MGQKVHPNGIRLGIVKDWTSKWYANSKDYADLLNTDLQVRDFLRKELAKASVSRIQIDRPAKNAHITIHTARPGVVIGKKGEDIDKLRAKVSEMMGIPVHIAIEEIRKPELDAQLVAEGIAQQLERRIMFRRAMKRSIQNTMRLGAEGIKVSVAGRLNGAEIARSEWAREGRVPLHTLRADIDYGFAEAKTTYGVLGVKVWIFKGEVFGDQLPEEPAPKASGKKG; encoded by the coding sequence ATGGGACAGAAAGTTCATCCGAATGGTATCCGGCTTGGCATCGTCAAGGACTGGACATCCAAGTGGTATGCCAATTCCAAGGACTATGCCGATCTGCTCAACACCGATCTCCAGGTCCGCGACTTCCTGCGCAAGGAACTCGCCAAGGCGTCGGTGAGCCGCATCCAGATCGACCGTCCGGCCAAGAATGCCCACATCACCATCCACACCGCCCGTCCGGGCGTGGTGATCGGCAAGAAGGGCGAGGACATCGACAAGCTGCGCGCCAAGGTCTCGGAGATGATGGGCATTCCGGTGCACATCGCCATCGAAGAGATCCGCAAGCCGGAACTCGACGCGCAACTGGTGGCCGAGGGCATTGCTCAGCAGCTCGAACGGCGTATCATGTTCCGCCGCGCCATGAAGCGTTCGATCCAGAACACCATGCGTCTGGGCGCCGAGGGCATCAAGGTCAGCGTTGCCGGTCGCCTGAACGGTGCCGAGATCGCACGCAGCGAGTGGGCGCGTGAAGGCCGTGTGCCGCTGCACACCCTGCGTGCCGACATCGACTACGGCTTTGCCGAGGCCAAGACGACCTACGGCGTGCTCGGAGTCAAGGTCTGGATCTTCAAGGGCGAGGTTTTCGGCGACCAGCTGCCCGAGGAACCGGCGCCGAAGGCGTCCGGAAAGAAGGGTTAA
- the rplX gene encoding 50S ribosomal protein L24: MRKIKKGDDVMVIAGKDKGKRGTVLKVVDENHVVVENINIARKHQKGNPQAGAPGGIIDKAMPIHVSNVGLYNPIKGAADRVGFKTLEDGRKVRVFKSNDEVVDV; the protein is encoded by the coding sequence ATGAGAAAGATCAAGAAGGGTGATGACGTCATGGTCATCGCCGGCAAGGACAAGGGCAAGCGCGGCACGGTGCTCAAGGTAGTCGACGAGAATCACGTCGTCGTCGAGAACATCAACATCGCCCGCAAGCACCAGAAAGGCAATCCGCAAGCCGGAGCGCCGGGCGGCATCATCGACAAGGCGATGCCGATCCACGTCTCCAATGTCGGGCTCTACAACCCGATCAAGGGTGCGGCCGACCGAGTCGGCTTCAAGACCCTGGAAGACGGGCGCAAGGTGCGTGTGTTCAAGTCCAACGACGAAGTCGTCGACGTCTGA
- the rpsN gene encoding 30S ribosomal protein S14, whose protein sequence is MAKKSMIARDRKRTEIAAQFSAKRAALKAVINDRSASSEQIDEALAKLQKLPRDAGPTRQQRRCRVSGRPHAVYRKFGLSRNKLREAVMRGDVPGVVKASW, encoded by the coding sequence ATGGCGAAGAAGAGCATGATTGCGCGCGACCGCAAGCGCACCGAGATCGCAGCCCAGTTCAGCGCTAAGCGCGCGGCCCTCAAGGCCGTAATCAATGATCGCAGCGCGAGTTCCGAGCAGATCGACGAAGCGCTGGCGAAGCTGCAGAAGCTGCCGCGCGATGCCGGCCCGACGCGCCAGCAGCGTCGCTGCCGCGTCAGCGGTCGTCCGCACGCGGTCTATCGCAAGTTCGGCCTGTCGCGCAACAAGCTGCGCGAGGCCGTGATGCGCGGGGACGTCCCCGGCGTCGTCAAGGCGAGCTGGTAA
- the rplO gene encoding 50S ribosomal protein L15, with the protein MKLNDLRPDPGSRPSAKRVGRGIGSGLGKTCGRGHKGQKARAGGFHKVGFEGGQMPLQRRLPKVGFRSRKSLEKDEVRLTELNLVEGDVVDLETLRAAGLINRVVKSAKIIASGEVTRALTIRGLGVTKGARAAIEAAGGTIED; encoded by the coding sequence ATGAAACTCAATGATCTGCGGCCCGATCCGGGCAGCCGTCCCTCCGCCAAGCGCGTCGGTCGCGGTATCGGCAGCGGCCTAGGCAAGACCTGCGGTCGCGGCCACAAGGGTCAGAAGGCCCGTGCCGGCGGTTTCCACAAGGTCGGCTTCGAGGGCGGTCAGATGCCCTTGCAGCGCCGTCTGCCCAAGGTCGGCTTCCGTTCGCGCAAGTCGCTGGAGAAGGACGAGGTGCGTCTGACCGAGCTGAACCTGGTCGAGGGCGATGTCGTCGACCTAGAGACGCTCAGAGCAGCCGGTCTGATCAATCGCGTCGTCAAGAGCGCCAAGATCATCGCCTCCGGCGAGGTCACGCGCGCCCTGACCATCCGTGGTCTGGGCGTGACCAAGGGCGCGCGCGCCGCGATCGAGGCCGCCGGCGGCACGATCGAAGACTAA
- the rplB gene encoding 50S ribosomal protein L2, with the protein MPIVKTKPTSAGRRFVVKVTTPDLHKGAPHAPLIDKQSKHGGRNNQGRVSVRHQGGGHKQRYRIIDFKRNRKDGIPATVERLEYDPNRSAHIALLKYADGERTYIIAPKGLKAGDSVISGEAAPIAVGNCMPLRNIPVGTQVHCIEMRPGKGAQIARSAGAAVQLVARDSGTATLRLRSGEMRKVHSDCRAVIGEVGNSEHSLRKLGKAGASRWRGIRPTVRGVVMNPVDHPHGGGEGRTSGGRHPVTPWGVPTKGHKTRHNKRTDGMIVRRRGQK; encoded by the coding sequence ATGCCAATCGTAAAGACCAAACCGACGTCCGCCGGACGACGCTTCGTCGTCAAGGTGACGACGCCCGATCTGCACAAGGGCGCGCCCCATGCGCCCCTGATCGACAAGCAGAGCAAGCACGGCGGACGCAACAATCAGGGCCGTGTATCCGTTCGCCATCAGGGCGGCGGTCACAAGCAGCGTTATCGCATCATCGACTTCAAGCGCAACCGCAAGGACGGGATTCCCGCCACCGTGGAGCGTCTGGAGTATGATCCGAACCGCTCGGCGCACATCGCACTGCTGAAGTATGCCGACGGCGAGCGCACCTACATCATTGCCCCCAAGGGCCTGAAGGCCGGCGACTCGGTCATTTCGGGCGAGGCCGCGCCGATTGCGGTCGGCAACTGCATGCCGCTACGCAACATCCCGGTCGGCACCCAGGTGCACTGTATCGAGATGCGTCCCGGCAAGGGCGCGCAGATCGCGCGTTCGGCCGGTGCCGCAGTGCAGCTGGTGGCGCGCGACTCCGGTACCGCAACCCTGCGTTTGCGTTCCGGCGAGATGCGTAAAGTGCATTCCGACTGCCGCGCCGTCATCGGCGAGGTGGGCAACAGCGAACACAGCCTGCGCAAGCTCGGCAAGGCCGGCGCGAGCCGCTGGCGCGGTATCCGTCCGACGGTGCGCGGCGTGGTCATGAACCCGGTCGATCACCCGCACGGCGGTGGTGAAGGCCGGACCTCCGGCGGCCGTCATCCGGTCACGCCCTGGGGTGTGCCGACCAAGGGCCACAAGACGCGCCATAACAAGCGGACCGACGGCATGATCGTGCGTCGTCGCGGTCAGAAATAG
- the rplP gene encoding 50S ribosomal protein L16, which yields MLQPKRTKFRKQHKGRNRGLAQSGNRVSFGEFGLKATERGRLTARQIEAARRAISRSVKRGGKIWIRVFPDKPISKKPLEVRMGKGKGNVEYWVALIQPGSMLYEIEGVSEEVAREAFKLASAKLPVQTTFEKRTIL from the coding sequence ATGCTGCAACCGAAACGCACCAAATTCAGAAAGCAACACAAGGGCCGCAACCGCGGTCTGGCCCAGAGCGGTAACCGGGTGAGCTTCGGCGAGTTCGGTCTCAAGGCAACCGAGCGCGGTCGTCTTACCGCACGCCAGATCGAGGCCGCCCGTCGTGCCATCTCCCGTAGCGTCAAGCGCGGCGGTAAGATCTGGATCCGGGTGTTCCCGGATAAGCCGATCTCCAAAAAGCCGCTCGAAGTGCGTATGGGTAAGGGTAAGGGTAACGTCGAGTACTGGGTCGCCCTGATTCAGCCGGGCAGCATGCTCTACGAGATCGAGGGTGTCAGCGAAGAAGTCGCGCGCGAAGCCTTCAAGCTGGCCTCGGCCAAGCTGCCGGTGCAGACCACCTTTGAAAAGCGGACGATTCTGTGA
- the secY gene encoding preprotein translocase subunit SecY codes for MAKNAGSMAGALGGMGQLTELRRRLMFLLGALLVYRIGTFIPVPGVNPEALAILFDQNQGSILDMFNMFSGGALERASLFALGVMPYISASIIVQLMTAVVPQLEQLKKEGEAGRRKITQYTRYGTVFLATFQAIGISMALQGQTAGGSALVAHSGVGFVFTATVSLVTGTMFLMWLGEQITERGIGNGISMIIFGGIVAGLPAALGGTLELARTGEMNALAVLALFAMALAVTAFVVFVERGQRRITVNYARRQQGRKMMQAQSTHLPLKLNMAGVIPPIFASSIILFPGTLGQWFGSSEDLRWIADITSKLAPGEPVYVLLYASAIIFFCFFYTALVFNAKETADNLKRSGAFIPGIRPGEQTARYIDGVMTRLTAAGAIYITAVCLLPEFLIVGYNVPFYFGGTSLLIVVVVVMDFMAQVQAHLMSHQYEGLMKKANLKAPGGGLLR; via the coding sequence ATGGCTAAAAACGCTGGATCCATGGCTGGGGCGCTCGGCGGGATGGGGCAGTTGACCGAGTTGCGTCGGCGTCTGATGTTCCTGTTGGGGGCCTTGCTCGTCTATCGCATCGGTACCTTCATCCCGGTTCCGGGTGTGAATCCGGAGGCGCTGGCCATCCTCTTCGACCAGAACCAGGGTTCCATCCTGGACATGTTCAACATGTTCTCGGGTGGCGCTCTGGAGCGCGCGAGTCTGTTCGCACTCGGCGTCATGCCCTACATCTCCGCCTCCATCATCGTGCAGTTGATGACGGCGGTGGTGCCTCAGCTTGAGCAGCTGAAGAAAGAGGGCGAGGCCGGGCGGCGCAAGATCACCCAGTACACCCGCTACGGCACGGTGTTCCTGGCGACCTTCCAGGCCATCGGTATCTCGATGGCACTGCAAGGGCAGACGGCCGGCGGCTCGGCGCTGGTGGCACACTCGGGCGTGGGCTTCGTGTTCACGGCGACCGTATCGCTGGTGACGGGTACTATGTTCCTGATGTGGCTCGGCGAGCAGATCACCGAGCGCGGCATCGGCAACGGCATCTCGATGATCATCTTTGGCGGTATCGTCGCCGGTCTTCCAGCTGCGCTCGGCGGCACGCTGGAGCTGGCGCGCACCGGTGAGATGAACGCACTGGCCGTCCTGGCGCTGTTTGCCATGGCGCTGGCCGTGACCGCCTTCGTGGTCTTCGTCGAGCGCGGTCAGCGGCGTATCACGGTGAACTATGCACGCCGCCAGCAGGGGCGCAAGATGATGCAGGCACAGAGCACGCACCTGCCGCTCAAGCTCAACATGGCCGGTGTGATTCCGCCGATCTTCGCCTCCAGCATCATCCTGTTTCCGGGCACGCTCGGTCAGTGGTTCGGCAGCAGCGAGGATCTGCGCTGGATCGCGGACATCACGTCCAAGCTCGCGCCCGGTGAGCCGGTGTATGTGCTGCTTTATGCCTCGGCGATCATCTTCTTCTGTTTCTTCTACACCGCGTTGGTCTTCAACGCCAAGGAAACAGCGGACAACCTGAAGCGCTCGGGTGCCTTCATTCCGGGCATCCGTCCGGGCGAGCAGACGGCCCGGTACATCGATGGCGTCATGACCCGGCTGACCGCCGCCGGTGCCATCTACATCACCGCCGTCTGTCTGCTGCCGGAGTTCCTGATCGTCGGCTACAACGTGCCCTTCTACTTCGGCGGTACCTCGCTGCTGATCGTGGTGGTCGTGGTCATGGACTTCATGGCCCAGGTGCAGGCGCATCTGATGTCGCATCAGTACGAAGGGCTGATGAAGAAGGCCAATCTGAAG
- the rplV gene encoding 50S ribosomal protein L22, with protein MQAVATHKYARISAQKARLVADLIRGKRVEEALNTLSFSPKKGADIIKKVLESAIANAEHNEGADIDELKVAAIQVNEGPTMKRIMPRAKGRANRIMKRTSHITLTVAEA; from the coding sequence ATGCAAGCTGTAGCCACACACAAATACGCCCGGATCTCGGCGCAGAAGGCCCGACTGGTCGCGGATCTGATTCGCGGCAAGCGTGTCGAGGAAGCCCTCAACACGCTGTCCTTCAGCCCCAAGAAGGGCGCCGACATCATCAAGAAAGTCCTGGAGTCGGCGATCGCCAACGCCGAGCACAATGAGGGCGCCGACATCGACGAACTCAAGGTCGCGGCCATCCAGGTCAACGAGGGGCCGACCATGAAGCGGATCATGCCGCGCGCCAAGGGCCGCGCCAACCGCATCATGAAACGCACCAGCCACATCACGCTGACCGTGGCCGAAGCCTAG
- the rpmC gene encoding 50S ribosomal protein L29, with protein MKANELRTNSAQELQTQLMELLREQFNLRMQRGTGQLSKPSRMKAVRRDIARIKTIMAEQKAGGKS; from the coding sequence ATGAAGGCCAACGAGCTTAGAACCAACAGCGCCCAAGAGCTTCAGACACAGTTGATGGAGCTGCTGCGCGAGCAATTCAATCTGCGTATGCAGCGGGGCACCGGTCAGTTGTCCAAGCCTTCGCGCATGAAGGCCGTGCGCCGGGACATCGCCCGGATCAAGACCATCATGGCCGAGCAGAAGGCGGGCGGGAAATCATGA
- the rpsS gene encoding 30S ribosomal protein S19, with translation MPRSIRKGPFVDHHLIKKVEEAVAQNSKRPIKTWSRRSMVLPEMVGLTIAVHNGRQHVPVLVNENMIGHKLGEFALTRTYRGHAADKKAKKR, from the coding sequence GTGCCACGTTCGATTCGAAAGGGCCCGTTCGTCGATCACCACCTGATCAAGAAGGTGGAAGAGGCGGTCGCCCAAAACAGCAAGCGCCCGATCAAGACCTGGTCGCGCCGTTCCATGGTGTTGCCTGAGATGGTTGGTCTGACCATTGCCGTCCATAACGGGCGTCAACATGTGCCGGTTCTCGTCAACGAAAACATGATCGGCCACAAGCTCGGCGAGTTCGCGTTGACCCGTACCTATCGTGGTCACGCCGCCGACAAGAAAGCGAAGAAGCGCTAG
- the rpmD gene encoding 50S ribosomal protein L30 — protein sequence MSDKKMMKVKLVRSVHGRLKRHQACVRGLGLRRMHQVVEVEDTPCTRGMVNAVQYMVKVVEEA from the coding sequence ATGTCCGACAAGAAAATGATGAAGGTCAAGCTGGTGCGCAGCGTGCACGGGCGCCTCAAGCGTCATCAGGCCTGCGTGCGCGGTCTGGGGCTGCGTCGCATGCACCAGGTCGTCGAGGTCGAGGATACGCCCTGTACGCGCGGCATGGTCAACGCCGTGCAGTACATGGTCAAGGTCGTGGAGGAAGCCTGA
- the rplR gene encoding 50S ribosomal protein L18, which produces MDKKQARLRRATRARAKIRELGAYRLCVHRTPRHTYAQIIAPGETGDRVLASASTVEKALAEQITGNKANIAAATVIGKAIAERALAAGVETVAFDRSGFRYHGRLKALADAAREGGLKF; this is translated from the coding sequence ATGGACAAGAAACAGGCTCGCCTGCGTCGTGCGACGCGGGCCCGCGCCAAAATTCGCGAGCTTGGCGCCTACCGGCTGTGCGTGCATCGCACGCCGCGCCACACCTATGCCCAGATCATCGCGCCCGGCGAGACCGGCGACCGCGTGCTCGCCAGTGCCTCGACCGTCGAGAAGGCGCTGGCCGAGCAGATCACGGGCAACAAGGCCAACATCGCCGCTGCCACCGTCATCGGCAAGGCAATCGCCGAGCGCGCTCTGGCCGCTGGTGTCGAGACAGTCGCCTTCGACCGTTCCGGCTTCCGTTATCACGGCCGTCTCAAGGCGCTGGCGGATGCCGCGCGTGAAGGCGGATTGAAATTCTAG
- the rplW gene encoding 50S ribosomal protein L23: MNKERLMKVLVAPVISEKATRLAETAGQVTFRVLSDATKQEVAKAVEMLFEVEVDRVQILNVKGKQKRHGQRLGKRQDWRKAYVRLKAGQDIDFGDAA; this comes from the coding sequence ATGAACAAAGAGCGTCTGATGAAGGTGCTGGTCGCGCCCGTGATCTCCGAGAAAGCCACCCGTCTGGCCGAGACGGCCGGTCAGGTGACTTTCCGTGTCCTGAGCGATGCGACCAAGCAGGAAGTCGCCAAGGCGGTCGAGATGCTGTTCGAGGTCGAAGTCGATCGCGTCCAGATCCTCAACGTCAAGGGCAAGCAGAAGCGCCATGGGCAGCGTCTGGGCAAGCGTCAGGACTGGCGCAAGGCCTATGTGCGCCTCAAGGCCGGCCAAGACATCGACTTCGGCGACGCCGCTTGA
- the rplN gene encoding 50S ribosomal protein L14, with translation MIQMQTNLSVADNSGAKSVMCIKVLGGSHRRYAGIGDVIKVTVKDAIPRGKVKKGDVYNAVVVRTRHGVRRPDGSLIRFDGNAAVLLNNQLQPIGTRIFGPVTRELRGERFMKIISLAPEVL, from the coding sequence ATGATTCAGATGCAGACCAATCTGAGCGTCGCCGACAACAGCGGCGCCAAGAGCGTGATGTGCATCAAGGTGCTCGGCGGGTCGCATCGTCGCTACGCGGGCATCGGCGATGTCATCAAGGTCACCGTCAAGGACGCCATCCCACGCGGCAAGGTCAAGAAGGGCGATGTGTACAATGCGGTCGTGGTTCGCACCCGTCATGGCGTGCGCCGCCCCGACGGTTCGCTGATCCGTTTCGACGGCAACGCCGCCGTGCTCTTGAACAACCAGCTTCAACCCATCGGCACCCGTATCTTCGGGCCTGTCACGCGCGAGCTGCGCGGCGAGCGTTTCATGAAGATCATCTCGCTGGCGCCGGAAGTGCTCTGA
- the rplF gene encoding 50S ribosomal protein L6, translating into MSRVAKAPIKLPKGVTVEISGQDVKVKGPKGALDWCVHPTVRVCEENGEIRVAPAEGQTEAWAMAGTTRALLNNMVTGCGAGFTRKLTLVGVGYRAQAKGDVLNLSLGFSHPVDYPVPKGITIETPSQTEILVSGADKQQVGQVASEIRAYRPPEPYKGKGVRYADENVLRKEAKKK; encoded by the coding sequence ATGTCACGTGTTGCAAAAGCTCCCATCAAGCTGCCCAAGGGCGTCACCGTCGAGATCAGCGGTCAGGACGTCAAGGTCAAGGGTCCGAAAGGCGCCCTGGACTGGTGTGTCCATCCGACCGTTCGCGTCTGCGAAGAGAACGGCGAGATCCGGGTCGCGCCCGCCGAGGGCCAGACCGAAGCCTGGGCCATGGCCGGCACCACCCGTGCGCTGCTCAACAACATGGTCACCGGCTGCGGCGCCGGCTTCACGCGCAAGCTGACCCTGGTCGGCGTCGGTTATCGCGCGCAGGCCAAGGGCGACGTGCTCAACCTCAGCCTGGGCTTCTCACATCCGGTCGACTATCCGGTGCCGAAGGGCATCACGATCGAGACCCCCAGTCAGACCGAGATCCTGGTGTCGGGCGCCGACAAGCAGCAGGTCGGTCAGGTCGCCTCCGAGATCCGGGCTTATCGTCCGCCGGAGCCGTACAAGGGCAAGGGTGTTCGTTACGCGGACGAGAACGTCCTGCGTAAGGAAGCCAAGAAGAAATAA
- the rpsQ gene encoding 30S ribosomal protein S17 has protein sequence MSDENEIKTNRTLEGRVSSSAMDKTITVVIERRVKHPLYGKFMRRSTKIHAHDETNSCNVGDLVRVEQCRPLSKTKTWRLIEILEKAR, from the coding sequence ATGAGCGACGAGAACGAGATCAAGACCAATCGGACACTCGAAGGGCGCGTGAGCAGCAGCGCCATGGACAAGACCATCACGGTCGTGATCGAGCGCCGTGTCAAGCACCCGCTCTATGGTAAATTCATGCGCCGCTCGACCAAGATCCACGCGCATGACGAGACCAACAGCTGCAACGTCGGCGATCTGGTGCGGGTCGAGCAGTGCCGTCCGCTCTCCAAGACCAAGACCTGGCGTCTGATCGAGATCCTCGAAAAGGCGCGCTGA
- the rplC gene encoding 50S ribosomal protein L3, with translation MSIGVIGRKAGMTRVFTEAGESIPVTVIEVTPNRVSQVKSEETDGYRAIQVAFGQRRASRVTKPMAGHYAKAGVEAGEVLREFRLEGGEGADLQVGQEISVSIFEPGQKVDVRGVTKGRGFSGVIRRHHFAGQDRTHGNSLSHRAPGSIGQNQTPGRVWKGKKMAGHLGAANRCQQNLEVVRIDAERNLLLVRGGVPGPTGGRLVVLPSVKQKNKG, from the coding sequence ATGTCGATCGGAGTTATCGGACGCAAAGCCGGCATGACCCGTGTCTTCACTGAGGCAGGTGAAAGCATCCCGGTCACCGTGATCGAGGTCACGCCGAACCGCGTCAGTCAGGTCAAATCCGAAGAGACCGATGGCTATCGCGCCATCCAGGTCGCCTTCGGCCAGCGTCGCGCCTCGCGCGTCACCAAGCCGATGGCGGGTCATTACGCCAAGGCCGGTGTTGAGGCGGGTGAAGTGCTGCGCGAGTTCCGTCTGGAAGGCGGCGAAGGCGCCGACCTCCAGGTCGGTCAGGAGATTTCGGTCTCCATCTTCGAGCCGGGCCAGAAGGTCGATGTGCGTGGCGTGACCAAGGGTCGTGGTTTTTCCGGCGTCATCCGCCGTCACCACTTCGCCGGTCAGGACCGCACCCACGGCAACTCGCTGTCGCACCGCGCGCCGGGTTCCATCGGTCAGAACCAGACCCCCGGGCGCGTGTGGAAGGGTAAGAAGATGGCGGGTCATCTTGGCGCCGCCAATCGTTGTCAGCAAAATCTCGAGGTCGTGCGCATCGACGCCGAACGCAACCTGCTCCTCGTCCGTGGCGGCGTGCCCGGACCGACGGGAGGGCGTCTGGTCGTGCTGCCGTCCGTGAAGCAAAAGAACAAGGGCTGA
- the rpsE gene encoding 30S ribosomal protein S5, whose product MANFNPKVEGDDLLEKLVAVNRVAKVVKGGRQFGFAALTVVGDGKGRVGFGRGKAREVPIAIQKAMENARKNMIEVKLNGSTLQYPLQGKHGAAKVFMQPASEGTGIIAGGAMRAVFEVLGVQNVLAKCIGTNNPINVVRATVNGLRAMSDPATVAAKRGKSVEEILG is encoded by the coding sequence ATGGCAAACTTCAATCCAAAAGTGGAAGGCGACGATCTCCTCGAAAAGCTGGTGGCGGTCAATCGTGTCGCCAAGGTGGTCAAGGGTGGCCGTCAGTTCGGTTTCGCCGCCCTGACTGTGGTCGGCGACGGCAAGGGCCGGGTCGGCTTCGGTCGCGGCAAGGCGCGTGAGGTGCCGATCGCGATCCAGAAGGCGATGGAGAACGCGCGCAAGAACATGATCGAGGTCAAGCTCAACGGCTCGACCCTGCAATATCCCTTGCAGGGCAAGCACGGTGCGGCCAAGGTCTTCATGCAGCCGGCCTCCGAGGGTACCGGAATCATCGCCGGCGGCGCCATGCGTGCCGTGTTCGAGGTGCTGGGCGTGCAGAACGTGCTCGCCAAGTGCATCGGCACCAACAACCCGATCAACGTCGTGCGCGCCACCGTCAATGGTCTGCGCGCCATGAGCGATCCGGCGACCGTTGCCGCCAAGCGCGGCAAGAGCGTCGAAGAGATCCTGGGGTAA
- the rpsH gene encoding 30S ribosomal protein S8 encodes MSMSDPIADMLTRIRNGQQRGKITIVMPSSKQKVAIANLLKEEGYIADAMVEAKGGKPELVIKLKYYRGKPVIEFLKRVSRPGLRIYRGKDELPKVWAGLGIAIVSTSKGLMTDRAARQAGHGGEIIAYVA; translated from the coding sequence ATGAGTATGTCGGATCCGATTGCGGATATGCTGACACGCATCCGCAACGGCCAGCAGCGCGGTAAGATCACGATCGTGATGCCGTCTTCAAAGCAGAAAGTCGCCATCGCGAATCTGCTTAAAGAAGAAGGCTACATCGCCGACGCCATGGTCGAAGCCAAGGGTGGCAAGCCCGAGCTGGTCATCAAGCTCAAGTATTATCGCGGCAAGCCCGTGATCGAGTTCCTCAAGCGCGTTTCGCGCCCCGGACTGCGCATCTATCGCGGCAAGGACGAGCTGCCCAAGGTCTGGGCCGGGCTCGGCATCGCCATCGTCTCCACCTCCAAGGGTCTGATGACCGACCGCGCGGCCCGTCAGGCCGGACACGGCGGCGAGATCATCGCCTACGTCGCTTAA
- the rplE gene encoding 50S ribosomal protein L5 translates to MSRLQTEYKERIVPQLKEHFGYQSVMQVPKIEKITLNMGVGEAVADKKVMDNAVADLRAIAGQQPIVTYARKSVAGFKIREGWPIGCKVTLRRERMYEFLDRLISVSIPRIRDFRGLSAKSFDGRGNYSMGVREQIMFPEIDYDKIDALRGLDITITTTARTDEEGRALLAAFNFPFRT, encoded by the coding sequence ATGTCCAGATTACAGACTGAATACAAAGAGCGCATCGTTCCTCAGCTCAAGGAGCATTTCGGCTACCAGAGCGTGATGCAGGTGCCCAAGATCGAGAAGATCACACTCAACATGGGCGTGGGCGAGGCCGTGGCCGACAAGAAGGTCATGGACAATGCCGTCGCCGATCTGCGCGCCATCGCCGGTCAGCAGCCGATCGTGACCTACGCCCGCAAATCGGTCGCCGGGTTCAAGATCCGCGAAGGCTGGCCGATCGGCTGCAAGGTCACGCTGCGTCGCGAGCGCATGTACGAGTTCCTCGATCGCCTGATCAGTGTCTCGATCCCGCGTATCCGCGACTTCCGCGGTCTGAGTGCCAAGTCCTTCGATGGCCGCGGCAACTATTCCATGGGCGTGCGTGAGCAGATCATGTTCCCCGAGATCGATTACGACAAGATCGATGCGCTGCGCGGACTCGACATCACCATTACGACCACGGCGCGGACGGACGAAGAAGGACGTGCCCTGCTCGCGGCCTTCAATTTTCCGTTCCGAACCTAA
- the rplD gene encoding 50S ribosomal protein L4, which produces MEIAIRNHTGASSVQVSDAVFGVEYKPGLVHQVVTAYMAGARAGTKAQKNRAAVSGGGSKPWRQKGTGRARAGTSRSPLWRSGGVTFAAQPRDYGQKVNRKMYRGAVRSILSELVRTERLVVVSELALEEAKTKALIALLKSHDLTDALILTDGFDDTLYLAARNLPKVDVLSAQEVDPVSLVAFETILATEAAIKKLEERLA; this is translated from the coding sequence ATGGAGATCGCCATTCGAAACCACACTGGCGCGTCCAGTGTGCAGGTTTCCGACGCCGTCTTCGGCGTGGAATACAAACCAGGCCTGGTCCACCAGGTCGTGACCGCCTACATGGCGGGCGCGCGCGCCGGCACCAAGGCCCAGAAGAACCGTGCGGCGGTTTCCGGTGGCGGTTCCAAACCGTGGCGCCAGAAGGGAACCGGTCGTGCCCGCGCAGGTACCTCCCGTAGCCCGCTGTGGCGCTCGGGCGGTGTGACCTTCGCGGCCCAGCCGCGCGACTACGGCCAGAAAGTCAACCGCAAGATGTATCGCGGCGCCGTGCGCTCGATCCTGTCTGAGCTGGTACGCACCGAGCGTCTGGTGGTCGTCTCCGAGCTGGCGCTGGAAGAGGCCAAGACCAAGGCTCTGATCGCGCTGCTCAAGAGCCATGACCTGACCGACGCCCTCATCCTCACCGATGGGTTCGATGACACGCTCTATCTGGCCGCGCGCAATCTGCCCAAGGTCGACGTGCTGTCGGCTCAAGAGGTCGATCCGGTCAGCCTGGTCGCCTTCGAGACCATCCTCGCCACCGAGGCGGCGATCAAGAAGCTGGAGGAGCGGCTGGCATGA